CGAACCGGCGGCGACGCCGCCTCCGGACAGATAGATCGCGCGGAACCCGGCGCGCTGCGCCAGCAGGGCATGGTTGGCGTTGATCGCCCCGATTACCTGCAGCGGCGACTCGGCGGCAAGGGCGGCGCGGAACCGTGCACCCGGGGAAGCGGGGGCGCCGGCGGACGGATGGCTCATCGAAAACTCCAGTCGTGCCGGCGGTGCCGGCGGGAGTGGCGGGAGGCCCCGCCATGCACGCCACTCTTGCAGTTCCGGACCGGTTGATCAATCTTGATCAGGTTGATCAACCTGTCCAATGCCATGCCCACTGACGCCACTGACATACCGCCCGACCTGCTGACCGCGCGCGACGCCTGCGCGCTGCTCGGGATCAGCCAGGCCACGTTGTACGCCTATGTCAGCCGCGGGCTGCTGCGTTCGCGCCCCGGAGCCGACCATCGCAGCCGGGTCTACCTGCGGCAGGACGTCGAGCGCCTTGCCGGGCGCAAGCGCAGCGGTCGCGGTGCCGCGCAGGGTGCGGCGCAGAGCCTGGACCGCGGATTGCCGGTGCTGGAAACGCGGATCTCGCTGATCCGTGCCGACAGCCCCTACTACCGCGGGCATTCGGCAGTGGAAGCCGTGCGTGCGGGTGCGGCCCTCGAGGACATCGCGCGGCTGCTGTGGGACTGCGGTGCCGACGATCCGTTCGCGCGGCTGGCCACCGCGCCGTGGCCGGAGGATGCCGCGCAGCTCGCGCGCGCGACACAGCTGCCGCCGCTGGAACGCACGATGGCCGCGCTGCCCCTGCTCGCGCTCGATACCGTGGGCGCCTTCAGCGCCGCGCCGCGCGCGCGCCACGAGATCGCCGCCGGCCTGCTGCGCGATGTCTCCGCACTGCTGGTGGCCGCCGACCGGACCTCGGGCCCCGTGCACCAGCAACTCGCACAGGCCTGGCGACCCGGCGACGCCGCATTCGCGGAACTGGTGCGTGCCGCGCTGGTGCTGTGCGCCGACCACGAACTCAACGTGTCCGCGTTCGCCGCACGCGTGGTGGCGTCCACCGGCGCACACCTGCACGCCACTGCCTGTGCAGGACTGGCCGCGCTGTCCGGCCCGCGCCATGGCGGCGCGACCGCGCGTGCCTACGCTTTGATCGCCGAAGCCCGCGCCGCTGATCCGGTCGCGGTGATCGCCGGGCGCTGGCAGCGCGGCGACGACCTGCCCGGCTTCGGCCATGCGCTCTATCCGGAGGGCGATCCGCGCGCGGCCGAGCTGCTGCGGCTGCTGCGCGCGGGCGCCGCCGACACCACCGCGATGGGGGAACTCGACGCGATCATCGTCGCGGCCGAGGAGGTCAGCGGCGAGCGGCCGAACATCGACCTCCTGCTGGCGGCGATCTGCCATGTGCATGGGCTTCCGGCGACGCCGGCCCTGGTGCTGTTCGCCGCCGGGCGTGTCACCGGCTGGTTGGCACATGCGCTCGAACAGCAGGCCGACGGTCGCCTGATCCGCCCGCGCGCCCGCTATACCGGTGTCGAACCGGCGGTGGACGCCAGGGCCAACCCGTAGGCGCGGCCCATGGCCACGATCACGGCCGCGGCTGTTGCCCCGCTGACCTCCCACCGCACCACCTCGGGGCGATGCGCCGCTCCTACGCGGGATCGCTGCCGGCCAGCGCGCGCCGGACCTCGTCCAGCGCGCCCGGATCATCCAGCGTGGACAGGTCGCCCGGATCCTGGCCCTGCGCCAGCGCCTGCAGTGAGCGTCGCAGCAGCTTGCCCGAGCGCGTCTTCGGCAATGCATTGACGATGTAGACGCGTGACGGCCGCGCCACCGCGCCGAGCGATGCGTCCACTGCGCGCTGCATGTCGCGCGCGGCCTGGTCCCGCGCGCCGGCGTCCGCGGCCATGTCGCGCAGGGTGGCGAACACGATCGGCACCTGGCCCTTGAGTTCGTCGGCAACGCCGATCACCGCCGCCTCGGCCACCGCCGGGCACGACGACACCACTTCCTCGATCTCGCGCGTGCCCAGCCGGTGGCCCGCCACGTTGATGACGTCGTCGGTGCGCCCCAGGATGAAGGTGTAGCCGTCGTCGTCGCGGATCGCCCAGTCGAGCGAGCTGTAGAGCAGTTCGTTGAAATGGCTGAAGTAGCTGTCGATGAAGCGGCGGTCATCGCGCCAGATGGTGCTCATGCAGCCCGGCGGCAGCGGGGGCTCGATCACCAGCACGCCCTTCTGGTTGGGGCCGACGGTTTCGCCGGTGCCTTCGTCGATGACCTTCATCCGGTAGCCGAGGTTGGGAAACCCGGGCGAACCGAACCTGACCGGCCGCATGTCCAGGCCCGGCAATAGGGTGAGCGCCGGCCAGCCGGTTTCGGTCTGCCAGTAGTTGTCGATGACGGGCTTGCCGAGCGCCTCGCTGATCCACGTCGCCGTGGGCTCGTCCAGCGGTTCGCCGGCGAGGAACAGATAGGCGAGCTGCGACAGATTGTGGTCGCGGATGTGGCTGACGTCGTGCTTCTTCAGCACGCGGATCGCGGTCGGCGAGGAGAACAGCGTGCGCACGCCGTACTTCTCGCACAGCGACCACCAGATGCCCGGGTCGGGATTGACCGGAAGCCCCTCGTACAGCACCGAGGTGCAACCGCCGATCAGCGGTGCGTAGACGTTGTACGAATGCCCGACCGCCCAGCCGACATCGGAGGTGGAGAACATCACCTGGCCCGGTGCGCAGTCGAAGATCGTGCGCATCGATTGCGCCATCGCGACCGCGTAGCCGCCGACATCGCGCTGCACGCCCTTCGGCTTGCCGGTGGTGCCGGAGGTGTAGAGCAGGTAGCTGGGCTCGTTGGACTCGAGCCATTCGACCGGCACGTCGGCGTCGCCGACCTCCGCGCGCAGGGTCGCGTAGTCCACGTCTCGTCCATCGATGCGCGGCTGTGCGTCGTGCAGGCCACGCGAGACGATCAGCACGTTCGGCGGCGGCGATTTGGCGCGCGCGCAGGCCTCGTCGACCAGCGGCTTGTACGGGATCACCCGGCTGCCGCGACTGCCGGCATCCGCGGTGATCAGCAGTTGGGGTTCGGCATCGTCGATGCGCAGCGCAAGGTTGTGCGCGGCGAAACCACCGAAGACCACCGAATGCACGGCACCGATACGCGCGCAGGCGAGCATCGCGAATACGGCCTCGGCCATGTTCGGCATATAGATGACGACGCGGTCGCCACGCGCCACGTCAAGCCGCTGCAGCACGGCCGCGAACGCGTTCACTTCGCGATGCAGTTCGCGGTAGGTGATCTCGCGTGTGACGCCGGTTTCGGTGGACACCACCACCAGCGCAAGCTGGTCACCGCGTTCCTCGAGGTGGCGGTCGACGGCGTTGTAGCAGAGGTTGGTCCGGCCACCGACGAACCAGCGCCGGAATGGCGGGTTCGAGTAGTCGAGGATCTGCTGCGGCGGCACCTGCCAGTGGATGCGCTTCGCTTCCTCGGCCCAGAACGCTTCCGGCTCGTCAATGGAGCGGCGGTAGACCTCTTCGTAATCCATGGCGCGATCCGGCGGAGTTCGATTGCCGAGAATAGTCCGCCGCTACACGGTCCGTAGCTCGACCTTCGTCTTACTTCCCGGCATCCGAAGCTTGCGCGGGAGCCGGATGCGGATGACGTGTTCCAGCGCCCGTGAAGTGCGCTCCGTTGCGATGCGCGTTGCCCGTCGGGGGCGCAAGGGGATGCCCGGAGCCGGCCATGGATGACCGGCGACGGCCGTGGGAGCTGGACGCGGACTTCGGCCGGCTGGGCATTCCCCTGCGGCCGCGACAGGCCTTGGACTCCCATGGGGACCCGCCCGCGGCGAATACAAAAAAGGACAGCGGCATTCGCCGCTGTCCTCCTGTGCTCCGTCGCCGGCACCGAGCCGGCTGCTCCGGCATCAACCCAGCAGATGCGCCACGCCGCTGCGCTCTTCCTCGAGCTCGGCCAGCGTCCTGTCGATGTACGTCCGGCTGAAGTCGTCGATCGGCAGGTCACGGACGATCGTGTACTGGCCGTTCTCGGTGGTCACCGGGAAACCGAACATCACACCTTCCGGGATGCCGTAGCTGCCGTCGGAGGGCACGCCCATCGTCACCCACCTGCCGTTCGAGCCCAGCACCCAGTCGCGGACGTGGTCGATGGCGGCATTGGCGGCCGACGCGGCCGACGACAGCCCGCGCGCCTCGATGATCGCCGCGCCGCGCTTGCCGACCGTCGGCACGAAGGTGTTGGCATTCCACTCCTGGTCGTTGATCGCATCGGCGATCGACGCACCGTCGGCGGTGGCGAAGCGGTAGTCGGGATACATGGTCGGGCTGTGGTTGCCCCACACGACGAGCTTCTCGATGCCGCCGACCGGCTTGCCGAGCTTCGTGGCGAGCTGGCTCAGCGCGCGGTTGTGGTCGAGGCGCAGCATCGCGGTGAAGTTCTGCGGCTTCAGGTCCGGCGCCGATTTCATCGCGATGTAGGCGTTGGTATTGGCCGGATTGCCGACCACCAGCACCTTGACGTCGCGCGAGGCGACCTTGTTCAGCGCCGCGCCCTGCGCCGTGAAGATCTTCGCGTTCTCCAGCAGCAGGTCCTTGCGCTCCATGCCCGGGCCGCGCGGACGCGCGCCGACCAGCAGGGCGATGTCGGCATCCTTGAACGCGACTTCCGGATCATCGGTGCCGACCATGCCGGCCAGCAGCGGGAATGCGCAGTCCTCGAGTTCCATCATCACGCCCTTGAGTGCGGCCTGGGCCTTCTCCATGGGCAGTTCGAGCATCTGCAGGATGACCGGCTGATCCTTGCCCAGCATTTCGCCGGAGGCGATGCGGAACAGCAGTGCGTAGCCGATCTGGCCTGCGGCCCCGGTGACGGCGACTCGGACGGGGGTCTTCATTGCGTGGGAATCCTCTGGTTGCAGTGGGGAGTTGCAGTCGAAAAACGGGCGCGCGCGTCAGTACACGCGGTAGCCGAGTCGGGTGAGGCCGCGATCGAGCTCGGTGGTGTCGTAGCCGTGCACGACCTGCTGGCCGATGATGGTGGTCGGCACGCCGCGCACGCCCATCGCCTGCATCGCGCGGTCGCCTTCCGGCGTGTCGACGTCGAGCACGCGGTAGCGCACGCTGGCACGCTCGAAGTCACCCTGTTGCTTGCGGCAGTAGCCGCACCATTCGGCGGCCAACATCACGATGCGGTCGTCGCCGGTGGTGATGCGTGGATCATCAGGGTGCAATGCGGGTTCCGCATCGCCCTGGAAGTGGTGCCAGGCGCCGGCCGCGGCGAGCAACAGCAGCAGCACCGGCCAGCGCACCGATCAGCCCCGCAGCGGGCGCGCGGCCCGCGATGCGCCCGCACGTGCGTGGTGCGCACATGGGCGGGTGGCGATGGACGGAATCGGCTGCGGCATCGGGGGCCCTGGAAGCCAGCCGCGGCGGGTGCCGCGGGCCGGCGATTTTAACATCCGGCGGGGCGGGGACGCCCGGCCGGACCGGCGCACTCAGGCGGCGAGGATCTTGTTCCACTCGGCCACGCGGTCGGCCTTCGCCGCCAGCGCAGCGTCGGCATCGCCGTCGATCTTCACCGACTTGATGGCGTCGCCCTGCTTCACCGCATCGACCACGTCCAGGCCTTCCACGACCTTGCCGAACACGGTGTGCTTGCCGTCCAGCCAGTCGGTCTTGATGTGGGTGATGAAGAACTGGCTGCCGTTGGTGTTCGGGCCGGCATTCGCCATGGAAAGCACGCCGCGGTCGTGCTTCACGCCGTTGTCGGTCTCGTCCTCGAAACGGTAGCCGGGGCCACCGCGACCGCTGCCTTCGGGGCAACCGCCCTGGATCATGAAGTCGGCGATGACGCGGTGGAACGAGAGGCCATCGTAGAACCCGCGACGGACGAGGTTGACGAAGTTGGCGACGGTGAGCGGCGCCTTTTCAGGCAGCAGCTCGACCTTGATCTGGCCGCGGTCGGTATCGAACAGAGCGTGGAGGGACATGGGAGGATTCCTTCGGTGGGGTGGCGAGGGACGGCGGCGCTGGCCGCGCCCGGGTGAAAGATGAATGCCGCCATCGGGACGCCCTGCAGCATCGACGGCACTGCCGGTATATGATACCCGGCTTCCCTCCCACGAGCCCCGCGCCCTGCCCCGCAACGGCGCCCGCTCCACTGTGCCCGCCATATGTCCATCGAACGCTTGCGCAACATCGCCATCGTCGCCCACGTCGACCACGGCAAGACCACCCTCGTCGACCAGCTGCTGAAGTCGTCCGGAACCCTGGACGAGCGCGCGGTCGTTCCCGACCGGGTGATGGACAGCGGCGACATCGAGAAGGAGCGTGGCATCACCATCCTCTCGAAGAACACCGCGATCCGCTGGACCCATCCGCAGACCGGAGAAGTCTGGCGCATCAACATCGTCGACACCCCCGGCCACGCCGACTTCGGCGGCGAGGTCGAGCGCGTGCTGTCGATGGTCGACTCGGTGCTGGTGCTGGTCGATGCGATGGACGGGCCGATGCCGCAGACCCGCTTCGTGACCCAGAAGGCCTTCGCGATGGGCTTCAAGCCGATCGTGGTGGTCAACAAGGTCGACCGCCCGGGCGCGCGCCCGAGCTGGGTGCTTGACCAGACCTTCGACCTGTTCGACCGCCTCGGTGCCAACGACGACCAGCTCGACTTCCACACCGTCTACGCATCCGGCCTGCAGGGTTATGCGGGGCTGACCGAAGACGTGCGCAGCGGCGACATGACCCCGCTGTTCGAGGCCATCTGCGAGCACGTGCCGGTACCGCCCGTCGATCCGGACGGCCCGTTCCAGATGCGCGTGACCTCGCTGGACTACAACAACTACGTCGGCGTGATCGGCATCGGCCGCATCCAGCGCGGCAAGGTGAAGACCAACCAGCAGGTGACCGTGGTCGCCGCCGATGGCAGCCGCCGCAATGCCAAAGTGCTGCAGGTGCTCGGCTTCATGGGGCTGGAGCGCGTCGAGGTGGCCGAGGCGCAGGCCGGCGACATCATCGCGTTCTCGGGCATCGAGGGCCTGGGCATCTCCGACACCCTGTGCGATCCGTCCACGGTCGAACAGCTGCCGGTGCTCAAGGTCGACGAGCCCACCATCTCGATGACCTTCCAGGTCAACGACTCGCCCTTCGCCGGCGTCAAGGACCGCTCCGGCGGCAAGTTCCTCACCAGCCGCCAGCTGCGCGACCGCCTCACCCGCGAGACCGCGCACAACGTCGCGCTGAAGGTCGAGGACACCGCCGATGCCGACAAATTCAAGGTCAGCGGCCGCGGCGAGCTGCACCTGTCGATCCTGATCGAGAACATGCGGCGCGAAGGCTACGAGCTCGCGGTGTCACGTCCGGAAGTCATCGTCCGCGAGGTCGATGGCAGGATCGAAGAGCCCTACGAGGCGCTGGTCGTCGACATGGACGAGCAGTTCCAGGGCGGCGTCATGGGCCGCCTTGGCGAGCGCAAGGCGCTGCTGCAGAACATGGAACCCGACGGCAAGGGTCGCGTGCGCCTGGACTACATCATCCCGGCGCGCGGCCTGATCGGCTTCCAGACCGAGTTCAAGACGCTGACCGCCGGTACCGGCCTGCTCTTCCACGTGTTCGACCATTACGGCCCGAAGGCCGATGGCGACATCGGCCAGCGCAACAACGGCGTGCTGATCTCCAACGGCACCGGCCCGTCGCCTGCGTACGCGCAGATGGCGATGCAGGAACGCGGCCGGTTGTTCATCGAGCCGGGCGAGGAGATCTACGAGGGCCAGATCGTCGGCATCAACGCCAAGGACAACGACCTCACCGTCAATGCCCTGCGTGGCAAGCAGCTGACGAACTTCCGCGCCTCGGGCAAGGACGACGACGAAGGCCTGATCCCGGCGATCAAGTTCTCGCTGGAGCAGGCGCTCGAGTTCATCGACGACGACGAGCTGGTCGAAGTCACGCCGAAGGCGATCCGCCTGCGCAAGAAGCACCGCTCCGAGGTCGAGCGCAAGCGCGCCAGCCGCGCCGCCTGATCGCGGCGCCACGGCCGTGAGTGACTTCATCGCCTGGCTGCCGGATGCCGACACGCTCGATGCGCTGGAGGCACTGTGCGCGGCATTGCCCGGGGCGTTCCCGGCGATGCCGCCGCTGCAGGTGCGCCGGCGCGCGCAGCTGCACATGACGCTGCGCTACCTGGCCGAGGGTTTGCCGGAGGACCCGGCCCGGCTCTACGCCGCACTTGCCGCCGTGGCCGCGCGCGCGCCGCGGCAGGCACTCCAGCTGGAACGCGTTGAAATCTGGCCGGCGGCGGCGGTATTCGTGGCACGGCCCGCGCCGTCGCCCGCACTGGACACGCTGTTCGCCGACCTGGAGGCCGTTGCGGTGGCCTGCGGGCATGCGCCGGAACCGCGGCAGCCGATGCCGCACGTCACCCTGGCCTATTTCCCGCGCGGACAACACGACCAGGGCCTGCCGGAGGCGCCGGGCCTGCTGCCGTTGCCAATCGATGCCTGCCTGGGAAGCCTGTCGATCGCACGCACGGCGCACGGTGGCTACGACAACCTGCACTGGTGGCCGCTTGCGGAACCGCCCTGCCCGTATTCCGGACCGGAGGCATGATGGGTGCCGGATCGTCGGTGGAAGTGGGCGCTGGCACGACACCGGCATCGCCGGCGACGCAGTTGCGCGCGGTGGCGGTGTTCGAGGCCGGCAAGGGTGTGGTCGCCCTGCTCGCCGCCGGCGCGCTCGGCTGGTTCGGCGCGCCGCGGTTGCAACAGGGCGTGGAATCGGTGGCCGCGGGCATCGGCGCGCCACTGGACGGCGACCGCGTCGCCTGGCTCGCGCGCGCCCTCGACGGCGGCACCCTCGATCTGGTGCTGGCGGTACTGCTGGTCTACGCCGTGCTGCGCTTCATCGAAGCCTGGGGCCTGTGGCGTGCGCGGGGATGGGCGTCCTGGCTGGGCTGCATCGGCGCGGCGATGTACGTGCCGATCGAGGTGTGCGAGCTCTGGCGCCATCCCGGCTGGCTGCCGGCCATCGTGCTGGCGGTCAACCTCGCCGTGGTCTGGGTCCTTGGCCGCGACTGCCTGCGGCGCATGCGCGCCCTGCCCGGCTGACCATCCGCGCTAGGGCGCAGGCGACGCATGCGGCGAGCCTGCAGTGTCGTCGCCACCGGCCGCTCCCTCCTCCGCAGGCCCGTGGGCGTCCCGGTCGCTACGCGCCATCGCCAGTGAGCCGCCCAGCTCGGTGCGCCGCCGCGCCAGCGCCTGCGGGTGTTCGCGACGCAGGAACTCCATCATCCGTTCGCGCACCGCGGCGCGCAGGTCGTAGTCGTCGCCGGAATTGCGTGCGCTCACCAGCAGCCGCACCTTCATCGCATCCGGCAGCAGGTCGTCGACATGCACCACGCAGACGCGGCCGTCCCAGCGCGGGTCTGATTCGCAGATCCGCTGCAATTCATCGCGCACCGCCTGCAGCGGGGTGCCGTGGTCGAGCCAGACGAACACCGGCCCGAGGATCTCCGCGCTGGTGCGCGTCCAGTTCTGGAACGGGTTCTCGATGAACCACTGCAACGGCACCACCAGCCGGCGCTGGTCCCAGATCCGCACCACCACGTAGGCACTGGTGATTTCCTCGATGCGGCCCCACTCGCCTTCCACGATCACCACGTCGTCGAGGCGGATCGGCTGGGTGATGGCGATCTGCAGGCCGGCAATGAGGTTGCCGAACACCGGCCGCGCGGCGAAGCCCGCGACGACACCGAGCAGGCCGGCCGATGCCAGCAGGGCCCGCACCGACCTGGCGGATGGTCGGGAACGTCATCAGGATCAGCGCCAGGCCGACCAGCATGATGCCGATCTGCACCGCGCGGCCGATCACCCGGGTCTGGGTCTGGATGCGTCGGGCGTGCAGGTTGTCGGCCACGTCGACGGGGTGCCGCGCGACGATCCGGCGTTCGATGGCACCGACACCCCGCACCAGCGCCCAGGTCACGCAGGCCGCCCCTCCCACACCGAGCAGGTGCTGGATGCGCGCGATCCACTCGGCCGGCAACGGGGTCGCGGCGACGGCAAGGCTGAGGAACAGCAATGGCAACGCAAGGGCCGCCGGTGCCGCGATCGCGGCGAAGATGCGCGCCCATGCGCGGTCGGCACGCGCACGTGCCCGCCGCGCCGCGGCAAGCAGCAGCCGGCGCACGACCAGGCCGATCGCAAGCGCGACCACGACCGGCCATGCGGTCGCGGCAACAAGGTCCCAGTCGTAGTCAGGCATGCAGGATTCCGCGGCGGATCAACCGCGAATCATGCTTGCGCGTCCGTCGACGCAGGGTCGATGGCCCGGCGCAGCTGCGCGTCGCAGCCGGATTGACTCAGCGCACGATCGGCTGCGCCAGCGAGCCCTGCTTGCGCACGATGGCGATCGCGATTTCCAGCGCCTGCTCGTAGTTCAACCGCGGATCCACCGCTGAACGGTACGCACGGCCGAGGTCGACTTCGGTGAGCTCGCGCGCGCCACCGATGCATTCGGTAACGTCCTCGCCGGTCAACTCGAGATGGACACCACCCAATCGGGTGCCGGCGGCCGCGTGCAGGTCGAAGGCCTGCTCGAGCTCGTTGCGGATGCGTTCGAAGCGACGGGTCTTGTAGCCGTTGCTGGTCGATTCGGTATTGCCGTGCATCGCATCGCAGATCCACAGCACGCGCCGGCCCTCGCGCTTCACTGCATCCAGCAGCGGCGGCAGCTTGTCCGCGATCTCGCGATCGCCCATGCGATGGATCAGCCCCAGCCGGCCGGGTTCGTCATGCGGGTTGAGCACGTCGATCAGCCGCATCAGCTGGTCGGGGGTCACGGTTGGCCCGACCTTCACCGCGATCGGATTGCGGATGCCGCGGAAGTATTCGACGTGGGCACCATCAAGCGCGGCGGTGCGCATGCCGATCCATGGGAAGTGCGTGCTGAGGTTGAACCAGCCCCACTGCCGCGGCACCTGGCGGGTGAACGCTTCCTCGTACGGCAGCAACAGCGCTTCGTGCGAGGTGTAGAAGTCGACGCGATTGAGGTTGTGGACCTCGCTGCCCGACAGCGTCTCCATGAAGCGCACGGCGTCGCCGATGCTCGCG
This portion of the Luteimonas yindakuii genome encodes:
- a CDS encoding citrate synthase family protein, giving the protein MPTDATDIPPDLLTARDACALLGISQATLYAYVSRGLLRSRPGADHRSRVYLRQDVERLAGRKRSGRGAAQGAAQSLDRGLPVLETRISLIRADSPYYRGHSAVEAVRAGAALEDIARLLWDCGADDPFARLATAPWPEDAAQLARATQLPPLERTMAALPLLALDTVGAFSAAPRARHEIAAGLLRDVSALLVAADRTSGPVHQQLAQAWRPGDAAFAELVRAALVLCADHELNVSAFAARVVASTGAHLHATACAGLAALSGPRHGGATARAYALIAEARAADPVAVIAGRWQRGDDLPGFGHALYPEGDPRAAELLRLLRAGAADTTAMGELDAIIVAAEEVSGERPNIDLLLAAICHVHGLPATPALVLFAAGRVTGWLAHALEQQADGRLIRPRARYTGVEPAVDARANP
- the prpE gene encoding propionate--CoA ligase, whose product is MDYEEVYRRSIDEPEAFWAEEAKRIHWQVPPQQILDYSNPPFRRWFVGGRTNLCYNAVDRHLEERGDQLALVVVSTETGVTREITYRELHREVNAFAAVLQRLDVARGDRVVIYMPNMAEAVFAMLACARIGAVHSVVFGGFAAHNLALRIDDAEPQLLITADAGSRGSRVIPYKPLVDEACARAKSPPPNVLIVSRGLHDAQPRIDGRDVDYATLRAEVGDADVPVEWLESNEPSYLLYTSGTTGKPKGVQRDVGGYAVAMAQSMRTIFDCAPGQVMFSTSDVGWAVGHSYNVYAPLIGGCTSVLYEGLPVNPDPGIWWSLCEKYGVRTLFSSPTAIRVLKKHDVSHIRDHNLSQLAYLFLAGEPLDEPTATWISEALGKPVIDNYWQTETGWPALTLLPGLDMRPVRFGSPGFPNLGYRMKVIDEGTGETVGPNQKGVLVIEPPLPPGCMSTIWRDDRRFIDSYFSHFNELLYSSLDWAIRDDDGYTFILGRTDDVINVAGHRLGTREIEEVVSSCPAVAEAAVIGVADELKGQVPIVFATLRDMAADAGARDQAARDMQRAVDASLGAVARPSRVYIVNALPKTRSGKLLRRSLQALAQGQDPGDLSTLDDPGALDEVRRALAGSDPA
- a CDS encoding malate dehydrogenase; this encodes MKTPVRVAVTGAAGQIGYALLFRIASGEMLGKDQPVILQMLELPMEKAQAALKGVMMELEDCAFPLLAGMVGTDDPEVAFKDADIALLVGARPRGPGMERKDLLLENAKIFTAQGAALNKVASRDVKVLVVGNPANTNAYIAMKSAPDLKPQNFTAMLRLDHNRALSQLATKLGKPVGGIEKLVVWGNHSPTMYPDYRFATADGASIADAINDQEWNANTFVPTVGKRGAAIIEARGLSSAASAANAAIDHVRDWVLGSNGRWVTMGVPSDGSYGIPEGVMFGFPVTTENGQYTIVRDLPIDDFSRTYIDRTLAELEEERSGVAHLLG
- a CDS encoding glutaredoxin family protein → MRWPVLLLLLAAAGAWHHFQGDAEPALHPDDPRITTGDDRIVMLAAEWCGYCRKQQGDFERASVRYRVLDVDTPEGDRAMQAMGVRGVPTTIIGQQVVHGYDTTELDRGLTRLGYRVY
- a CDS encoding peptidylprolyl isomerase, which codes for MSLHALFDTDRGQIKVELLPEKAPLTVANFVNLVRRGFYDGLSFHRVIADFMIQGGCPEGSGRGGPGYRFEDETDNGVKHDRGVLSMANAGPNTNGSQFFITHIKTDWLDGKHTVFGKVVEGLDVVDAVKQGDAIKSVKIDGDADAALAAKADRVAEWNKILAA
- the typA gene encoding translational GTPase TypA codes for the protein MSIERLRNIAIVAHVDHGKTTLVDQLLKSSGTLDERAVVPDRVMDSGDIEKERGITILSKNTAIRWTHPQTGEVWRINIVDTPGHADFGGEVERVLSMVDSVLVLVDAMDGPMPQTRFVTQKAFAMGFKPIVVVNKVDRPGARPSWVLDQTFDLFDRLGANDDQLDFHTVYASGLQGYAGLTEDVRSGDMTPLFEAICEHVPVPPVDPDGPFQMRVTSLDYNNYVGVIGIGRIQRGKVKTNQQVTVVAADGSRRNAKVLQVLGFMGLERVEVAEAQAGDIIAFSGIEGLGISDTLCDPSTVEQLPVLKVDEPTISMTFQVNDSPFAGVKDRSGGKFLTSRQLRDRLTRETAHNVALKVEDTADADKFKVSGRGELHLSILIENMRREGYELAVSRPEVIVREVDGRIEEPYEALVVDMDEQFQGGVMGRLGERKALLQNMEPDGKGRVRLDYIIPARGLIGFQTEFKTLTAGTGLLFHVFDHYGPKADGDIGQRNNGVLISNGTGPSPAYAQMAMQERGRLFIEPGEEIYEGQIVGINAKDNDLTVNALRGKQLTNFRASGKDDDEGLIPAIKFSLEQALEFIDDDELVEVTPKAIRLRKKHRSEVERKRASRAA
- a CDS encoding 2'-5' RNA ligase family protein — translated: MSDFIAWLPDADTLDALEALCAALPGAFPAMPPLQVRRRAQLHMTLRYLAEGLPEDPARLYAALAAVAARAPRQALQLERVEIWPAAAVFVARPAPSPALDTLFADLEAVAVACGHAPEPRQPMPHVTLAYFPRGQHDQGLPEAPGLLPLPIDACLGSLSIARTAHGGYDNLHWWPLAEPPCPYSGPEA
- a CDS encoding DUF2127 domain-containing protein, translated to MMGAGSSVEVGAGTTPASPATQLRAVAVFEAGKGVVALLAAGALGWFGAPRLQQGVESVAAGIGAPLDGDRVAWLARALDGGTLDLVLAVLLVYAVLRFIEAWGLWRARGWASWLGCIGAAMYVPIEVCELWRHPGWLPAIVLAVNLAVVWVLGRDCLRRMRALPG
- a CDS encoding class II 3-deoxy-7-phosphoheptulonate synthase, whose amino-acid sequence is MSPPERNLMPVQLADDWQPDSWRARPGLQMPRYADAEALAVVQEELRALPPLVTSWEILALKQQIAEAQDGKRFLLQGGECAENFADCTSEVISNRLKVLLQMSLVLVHGLRLPVVRVGRFAGQYAKPRSTDTETRDGVTLPSYRGDMINGPAFTTQDRAPDPRRMVKAHARSALTMNFTRSLIDGGFADLHHPEYWNLGWMGHSPLAAEYQHMVASIGDAVRFMETLSGSEVHNLNRVDFYTSHEALLLPYEEAFTRQVPRQWGWFNLSTHFPWIGMRTAALDGAHVEYFRGIRNPIAVKVGPTVTPDQLMRLIDVLNPHDEPGRLGLIHRMGDREIADKLPPLLDAVKREGRRVLWICDAMHGNTESTSNGYKTRRFERIRNELEQAFDLHAAAGTRLGGVHLELTGEDVTECIGGARELTEVDLGRAYRSAVDPRLNYEQALEIAIAIVRKQGSLAQPIVR